The following coding sequences are from one Streptomyces venezuelae window:
- a CDS encoding glycoside hydrolase family 38 C-terminal domain-containing protein — protein sequence MTTRALVRTTDWDNDRIRESLRADVVSAEGTLADGTVLRLTEEPLMRYADDGTLLQSLRVETVDGRVAPGELGVRTDTGTALRCERVPGPGRSVRLLLPAVDAPARVTVGVPGARDGIDVRLTPQRRWTLHLVHHSHLDIGYTDPQGRVLAEHLSFLDSCLELTRATDDWPAESQFRWCVESLWSFQQWAAARPAEQVEEFVRRVREGRIELTALPFNLHTETCSTDELHELLRLARTVRDAHGVDLTSAMQTDVPGAVVGLVDALAAAGVKYLSVAHNWAGRSVPHLVGGEKLPRLFRWRAPSGNSVLVWVTDTPHGLAYMEGPLLGFDTDYEDVDDLLPAYLTSLATHPYPYRGGIFGWAMDHTEVKREPYPWDILHLRVQGKFGDNAPPRRIIADTVRRWNDTWAYPRLRLSRNEDFFTDAEAGLGDEIRTFEGDWTDWWVDGIGSGARPLSLARTAQSVVADAQTIGTFAALLGATGAEDDSRDAAGVYEAVSLFDEHTWGAGDPWTHGDEGGHSGEHQWHWKYGQAMRAHDDGNALLARASARLGQRLAAAPDAAATYHVVNTCSWPRTDVVHIFLPESTVPPERRVTVRDARDGRLLPYEERPQTNDDHRDAGRFLLVRVDDVPPAGTVRLDVLATAAEPHEERRSTTVKTATGWNPTGGTEREDPADTAAEALAHPDPTLLENEYFMVRVDLAHACVASITDKRSGRELVRQDAITGFNGYLHDSYTTAGAFNHNSSRTTASDRLEHLGTRAVPPPAALIARRSTPTAESLTYETRPAGANRLRTTLTLRHGVPRIDIENRLDKDARLGKESAYFAFPFAFDDPVVRMEATGGVTGTGLPVVPGSALHMRAVRRWVTLGDDELTVAWSTQDAPLVQFGNIALPYAPFPKTMGHDEPATVFSWIHNNLWDTNFPSRQGFEFTYRYSLASSSRTSGSRAGGLGPQTAAAWSRPMRAVRARGSSDGAPDLPDTHSFVDIDDPRVRLVGATTPRPGHVLLRLQSFAEKPLTCRIRTRFPVTAAHRADYLGTAAEPLSRTDDGTTLDVPALGTTAVLLVRP from the coding sequence ATGACGACACGGGCTCTGGTCCGCACCACCGACTGGGACAACGACCGGATCCGCGAGAGCCTGCGCGCCGACGTCGTGAGCGCCGAGGGAACGCTCGCCGACGGCACCGTCCTGCGGCTCACCGAGGAACCCCTGATGCGGTACGCCGACGACGGCACCCTCCTCCAGTCCCTGAGAGTCGAGACCGTCGACGGCAGGGTGGCTCCGGGGGAGTTGGGGGTACGCACCGACACCGGAACCGCCCTGCGCTGCGAGCGCGTCCCGGGGCCCGGCCGCTCCGTACGGCTGCTGCTGCCCGCCGTCGACGCACCGGCCCGCGTCACCGTCGGCGTCCCCGGCGCGCGGGACGGCATCGACGTCCGCCTGACCCCCCAGCGCCGCTGGACCCTCCACCTCGTCCACCACTCCCACCTCGACATCGGCTACACCGACCCCCAGGGCCGCGTCCTCGCCGAGCACCTGTCGTTCCTCGACTCCTGCCTGGAACTCACCCGCGCCACCGACGACTGGCCCGCCGAATCCCAGTTCCGGTGGTGCGTCGAGTCGTTGTGGTCGTTCCAGCAGTGGGCCGCGGCGCGTCCGGCCGAACAGGTCGAGGAGTTCGTACGACGGGTCCGCGAGGGGCGCATCGAGCTGACCGCGCTGCCGTTCAACCTGCACACCGAGACCTGCTCCACGGACGAACTGCACGAACTCCTGCGCCTCGCCCGCACCGTCCGCGACGCACACGGCGTCGACTTGACCTCCGCCATGCAGACCGATGTGCCCGGCGCGGTCGTCGGCCTCGTCGACGCCCTCGCCGCGGCGGGCGTCAAGTACCTGTCCGTGGCGCACAACTGGGCCGGACGCTCCGTCCCCCACCTGGTCGGCGGCGAGAAACTGCCCCGCCTCTTCCGGTGGCGCGCACCGAGCGGCAACAGCGTCCTGGTCTGGGTCACCGACACCCCGCACGGCCTCGCCTACATGGAGGGCCCGCTCCTCGGCTTCGACACGGACTACGAAGACGTCGACGACCTGCTCCCCGCCTACCTGACCTCCCTCGCCACCCACCCCTACCCCTACCGCGGCGGCATCTTCGGCTGGGCCATGGACCACACCGAGGTCAAACGCGAGCCCTACCCCTGGGACATCCTCCACCTGCGCGTCCAGGGCAAGTTCGGCGACAACGCGCCGCCCCGCCGCATCATCGCCGACACCGTCCGCCGCTGGAACGACACCTGGGCCTACCCGCGGCTGCGCCTCTCCCGCAACGAGGACTTCTTCACCGACGCCGAGGCCGGGCTCGGCGACGAGATCCGCACCTTCGAGGGCGACTGGACCGACTGGTGGGTCGACGGCATCGGCTCCGGTGCGCGCCCGCTGTCCCTGGCCAGGACCGCCCAGTCCGTGGTCGCCGACGCCCAGACCATCGGCACGTTCGCCGCCCTCCTCGGCGCCACGGGGGCCGAGGACGACAGCAGGGACGCCGCCGGGGTCTACGAAGCGGTGTCGCTCTTCGACGAGCACACCTGGGGCGCCGGCGACCCATGGACCCACGGCGACGAGGGCGGCCACTCCGGGGAGCACCAGTGGCACTGGAAGTACGGGCAGGCGATGCGCGCCCACGACGACGGCAACGCGCTCCTCGCCCGCGCGAGCGCCCGCCTCGGACAGCGGCTCGCCGCGGCCCCGGACGCGGCGGCGACGTACCACGTCGTCAACACCTGCTCCTGGCCGCGCACCGACGTCGTCCACATCTTCCTGCCCGAGAGCACCGTGCCGCCGGAGCGGCGCGTCACCGTCCGCGACGCACGCGACGGACGCCTGCTCCCCTACGAGGAGCGGCCGCAGACCAACGACGACCACCGCGACGCGGGCCGCTTCCTCCTCGTCCGCGTCGACGACGTGCCGCCCGCCGGTACGGTGCGCCTCGACGTCCTCGCCACTGCCGCGGAGCCCCACGAGGAACGGCGGAGCACGACGGTGAAGACCGCCACCGGCTGGAACCCCACCGGTGGCACCGAGAGGGAGGACCCCGCGGACACCGCGGCCGAGGCCCTCGCGCACCCCGACCCGACTCTCCTGGAGAACGAGTACTTCATGGTCCGCGTCGACCTCGCGCACGCCTGTGTCGCCTCCATCACCGACAAGAGGTCCGGCCGCGAACTCGTCCGCCAGGACGCCATCACCGGCTTCAACGGCTACCTCCACGACAGCTACACCACCGCGGGCGCCTTCAACCACAACTCCAGCCGCACCACGGCGTCCGACCGCCTCGAACACCTCGGCACCCGCGCCGTCCCCCCGCCCGCCGCGCTCATCGCCCGCCGCTCCACACCCACCGCCGAGTCCCTCACCTACGAGACCCGCCCCGCGGGCGCCAACCGGCTGCGCACCACGCTCACCCTCCGGCACGGCGTGCCCCGCATCGACATCGAGAACCGCCTCGACAAGGACGCCCGACTCGGCAAGGAGAGCGCCTACTTCGCGTTCCCGTTCGCCTTCGACGACCCGGTCGTCCGCATGGAGGCGACGGGCGGCGTCACGGGCACCGGGCTGCCCGTCGTGCCCGGCTCCGCGCTGCACATGCGGGCGGTGCGCCGCTGGGTGACGCTCGGCGACGACGAGCTGACGGTGGCCTGGTCGACGCAGGACGCGCCGCTCGTCCAGTTCGGCAACATCGCCCTGCCCTACGCGCCGTTCCCGAAGACCATGGGCCACGACGAGCCCGCCACCGTCTTCTCCTGGATCCACAACAACCTCTGGGACACCAACTTCCCCAGTCGGCAGGGCTTCGAATTCACCTACCGCTACAGCCTGGCCAGCAGTTCCCGTACCAGCGGTTCCCGTGCCGGCGGCCTGGGGCCACAGACGGCCGCCGCCTGGAGCCGCCCGATGCGCGCCGTCCGGGCCCGGGGGAGCTCGGACGGCGCGCCGGACCTGCCCGACACCCACTCCTTCGTCGACATCGACGACCCGCGCGTCCGGCTCGTCGGCGCCACCACACCGCGACCCGGCCACGTCCTGCTGCGCCTCCAGTCGTTCGCGGAAAAGCCCCTGACCTGCCGTATCCGCACCCGCTTCCCGGTCACCGCCGCGCACCGGGCGGACTACCTCGGCACCGCGGCCGAACCGCTGTCCCGCACGGACGACGGAACGACCCTCGACGTGCCGGCGCTCGGCACGACGGCCGTGCTCCTCGTACGGCCCTGA
- a CDS encoding carbohydrate ABC transporter permease: MGRAVRTLFVAGCVVLWLIPLYLLVVNALTPAAEYAGRPGWTVQGFDLWQNVRTAWDAAGIGDSFQASLLYAAVCGLVAVLVAAMAAFAVVVLPIPRPAFWFWLIYSGTLFPLQMFLAPLFGLYADAGLYDTRIGLMLVYAAWAVPFAFFLVRNQLTTMSPELTEAALIDGASFGRIFWRIHVPLMKAGLGAAFVFQFTAVWNDLLLGITLSRSPDVQPVMAALTTLNNAYASTGPPVILAGALIVSVPTLLLFLMFRGLFLRGITASTR; encoded by the coding sequence ATGGGACGCGCGGTGCGCACGCTGTTCGTCGCCGGATGCGTGGTGCTCTGGCTGATCCCGCTGTACCTGCTCGTCGTCAACGCGCTGACGCCCGCGGCCGAGTACGCGGGCAGACCCGGGTGGACCGTGCAGGGCTTCGACCTGTGGCAGAACGTGCGGACCGCCTGGGACGCGGCGGGCATCGGCGACAGCTTCCAGGCCTCGCTGCTCTACGCCGCCGTGTGCGGCCTGGTCGCCGTCCTCGTGGCGGCCATGGCGGCGTTCGCCGTCGTCGTCCTGCCCATCCCACGGCCCGCGTTCTGGTTCTGGCTGATCTACTCCGGCACTCTGTTCCCGCTGCAGATGTTCCTCGCGCCGCTCTTCGGCCTCTACGCGGACGCAGGCCTGTACGACACCAGGATCGGCCTGATGCTCGTGTACGCGGCATGGGCCGTGCCCTTCGCGTTCTTCCTCGTGCGCAACCAGCTGACGACCATGTCGCCCGAGCTGACCGAGGCGGCGCTGATCGACGGCGCGTCGTTCGGGCGGATCTTCTGGCGCATCCACGTGCCGCTGATGAAGGCGGGACTCGGCGCGGCCTTCGTCTTCCAGTTCACCGCCGTCTGGAACGACCTCCTCCTCGGCATCACCCTCAGCCGCAGCCCCGACGTACAGCCCGTCATGGCCGCCCTGACCACCCTCAACAACGCCTACGCGTCCACGGGACCGCCCGTCATCCTGGCCGGCGCGCTCATCGTGTCCGTGCCGACCCTGCTCCTCTTCCTGATGTTCCGCGGCCTGTTCCTGCGCGGCATCACCGCATCCACCCGCTGA